The Paenibacillus wynnii DNA window ATACGATCCTTCAACCGCAGGTATGGATGCATGATGAGTATAGCCAGTGGGAGCGACTGCCGGGCGAACAGCTCAGCGCTGAAGAGATCAGCTATAGATTTAATCACTTTCTAACGAAGCTGCAAATCCCGGGTGTCTATGAGGTCGGCGGTCTTGGCGCTTGCACCCTGATCAGCAGGCATGCCATAGAATCCGGTGTCTCCTACAATATCATCAAGAATATCTCTTATTGGGGAGAGGACCGGCATTTCTGTATCCGTGCCGCCGCACTTGGGATTCCGCTCTACGTGGATACTCATTATCCCGCTCTGCACTTGTACAGAGACAGTGATGTAAGTAAGGTGGATGACTTTATCCTTAGTAACGCATTAGATCATACCTCGGACAGCGGCGACATCCCGGTACCGGAATCTAATCTGCCAGAACTATCTGAACTACCTGTTTCTGAACCATTACCTATCCCCCTCGTCCGCAAACGTCCGAAGCTTACACTCACCATGATTGTCAAAAATGAAAGCCCACGTTTTCTGCGGCAGGTTCTGGAGGCGCATCGTGAATATATTGATGAGGCTGTAATTATCGATGACGGCAGCACGGATGACACCGCTGCACTCTGCATAGAGCTCCTTAAGGGTATTCCGGTCCATATAGTACACAATGAGATCTCCAAGTTCAGCAATGAGATTGAGCTTCGTAAGCAGCAATGGGAAGAGGTCATCCAGAGAGACCCAGAGTGGATTCTTAATCTGGATGGGGATGAAATGTTCGAGGATAGGTTCGCCCATGAGATTGATACTTTATTGCAAGAAGACAACGTCGAGCTTTTCTGTTTCCGTCTGTACGATTTCTGGAACAAGGATCATTACCGTGAGGATGCCCATTGGCGTTCCCATCTAAGCTACCGCCCTTTTCTGCTTAAATACAATAAAGACTTTACCTATGTCTGGAATGAACTGCCGCAGCACTGCGGGCGGTTCCCGCAGAATATCTTCGAGCTTCCACACCAACTAAGCAATCTCCGGCTGAAGCACCTGGGATGGTCTAAATCGGAATATCGTATGGAAAAGTATTTGCGTTACCTGCATCTGGACCCCGATGGACAATACGGCTGGAAGGAACAATATCTGTCTATTCTAGATGAGCAGCCGAAGCTGATTCCGTGGGTGGAATAAAACTCTGCGTTTACGCAAGAAGAAACGGATGCCGTCCTTAATGGGAGCCTATGCTTCCGAAGCAGCGATACTCCGTATCGCTTTAAGGCATCCGTTTCTCGTAGAAATATAAGCAAAGTATACTGAAAACTTATACTTTCTTATATTTAAAAAAAGGACTGTCTAGGATGGCCGCACGGGCCATTCTGACAGTCCTTATAAGTTTGATGCTTAGTTGTTAGCTGAATGGATTATACCGCAGCTTTTTGTACGGGAGGTAGATCTACAGGAGGATTCTTTTTCTTCATGTAGTCTGAATAGTAAGCAGTGAGAATAGGAACCAAGATGGCGGTTACGATTACGCAGGCCGCTACCAAAGCCGTTGCCGCTTCTGCCGCAGGCAGGAATTCAGGTTTCATATTGGCTACAAGCATAGGGTTCGCAACCGCTGCGCCTGCTGTACTGGAAGCAGCAAGTCCGGCAGTACCGTTACCGCGGCCAATGAACTTATCAGCCAAGATCAAAGGAATACCTGTAACTACGATTACAGCAAGACCAAGCAGAATACCCAGCAATCCTGTATCAGCGATTACTCCCAGGTCAATGGAGCAACCCAGAGCGAAACCAAAGAATGGAATCAGTGTGTGTGTAGCTTTGCCGAAATATTCACGAAGGTCATGATCCAGGTTACCAAGAATAAAACCAACCAAGAAAGGAAGTACAGCACCTACAAAC harbors:
- a CDS encoding glycosyltransferase, translated to MKKTKTRVLLGSPVHQKPPILRQFLDSLLRLKLDTLELDYYLIDDNEDEQSSLLLEEFKGNRDNVFLQTSGYRDPYIRDDTTHFWSANLVWKVANFKNMMIQRAALLKYDYLFLIDSDLLLHPLTLEHLAASGKDIISEVFWTQWQPNTILQPQVWMHDEYSQWERLPGEQLSAEEISYRFNHFLTKLQIPGVYEVGGLGACTLISRHAIESGVSYNIIKNISYWGEDRHFCIRAAALGIPLYVDTHYPALHLYRDSDVSKVDDFILSNALDHTSDSGDIPVPESNLPELSELPVSEPLPIPLVRKRPKLTLTMIVKNESPRFLRQVLEAHREYIDEAVIIDDGSTDDTAALCIELLKGIPVHIVHNEISKFSNEIELRKQQWEEVIQRDPEWILNLDGDEMFEDRFAHEIDTLLQEDNVELFCFRLYDFWNKDHYREDAHWRSHLSYRPFLLKYNKDFTYVWNELPQHCGRFPQNIFELPHQLSNLRLKHLGWSKSEYRMEKYLRYLHLDPDGQYGWKEQYLSILDEQPKLIPWVE